The genomic stretch AAATCTTTGGTGTAGTGAAGGATGTTCGATTTCAAGAGTTTAATACGCTCTTCGATCGACATGTGCGAGAGTTCTTCGGCCGTGAGGTCGGAAAGTTCTTGGCCTGCCTGGTGGATGGCGGCCAACTTTTGCTGCTGCAAAACTTCCTTGGTGACATCGTGGACGGTGACGATTAAATGCTCAGGCGCCTTGTTTCCCTCGCAGACGGGAGCGGCATGCACGTGGAAATAGCGATTGTCGCCGGAGCGCAACACGCTGCTGCTGGCCTTGCCGGTGGTCAGGGCCGTGTGGAAGGGACCGAAATCGGGCCCCAAGATTTCAGGGCTGTTGAGCACCGAGTAGAAGTTTTCGCCGATAACCGATTCCTTACCGGTCCACTCGCGCAAGCGGCCGTTGCCCCAAATGATGGTATTGTCTGCGCCCAACAGGACGA from Pirellulales bacterium encodes the following:
- a CDS encoding PAS domain-containing protein; this translates as MTAKPKILVVRDPAAHDAPLPIVTDGYELEEVRSPLRALARMTREQFAGIFVAAGHIGEAIRMGKLLQNERILEGMPDGIVLLGADNTIIWGNGRLREWTGKESVIGENFYSVLNSPEILGPDFGPFHTALTTGKASSSVLRSGDNRYFHVHAAPVCEGNKAPEHLIVTVHDVTKEVLQQQKLAAIHQAGQELSDLTAEELSHMSIEERIKLLKSNILHYTKD